The following are encoded in a window of Ruminiclostridium herbifermentans genomic DNA:
- a CDS encoding PKD domain-containing protein gives MNRKLFVRLFLYICIITAYMSIYIPVNAGFDEKKLRIDTDNAKHQALSMTVDSIPSNSPLQAFCIGWNFTFSNEEVSSTPVSVYVPLSSVNTSGGTRTYTFPLTTGWTREFTGIAGGKSIRDLVSNKRLYDKIIKAGCTVHANAKILKYKYIDGKPTPMGTYSNGINSPPNVFADCKDDIEYIDSKGIKHGNFTEFSETFKENTKSEYFDLSLTLAAEPLPPPDVVLNLPEDNSTVIQGTTVTIKGIGTGCHHIGAFVDGKFYGTEQKNPNEDINIPMEFETKITLDQVKDYTFQIKGRNTELASDKDSVLAESKIHTVHVIAPKPNSGNIYIKCIDYNTNSILSSSTLPNIPYDMPKEISSPALNNYSIKGSYSTYTGSIQAIPSIAVMQSNVISQIVTLSDSNPNAYVYFWYQELKRPKAIIDAPEKVKAGNEFTVSGVRSYCRQADAVIKSYSWSTGLDKVSGNISFANPGKYTITLTVTDSNGLTDSTTHEIEVMPPTPVANINLSGKIKENRKITISARMSDTPDRYPIIWSKTKWYIEPVIGTGATWDFGVKLRDGTVIKISSNSDQALLNGQDEFYFQARNSGVYRVTLSITNSYPANDTIKGTITVNKDEPPIVILEAPKVNLREYDNPIDSTKSKFGKIEIQDKSYSPDGDIIGKRYWYCRYNSDNNIDAKGNSDFSDEADQHIFADDITSPFLPEEKIRLIVDNENDTIIELWWYDVGKYRIELIAEEYIPEDETIKELLIPSDIRRTIATGW, from the coding sequence ATGAATAGAAAATTATTTGTGAGACTATTCTTATATATTTGTATTATAACAGCTTATATGAGTATTTACATTCCTGTAAATGCTGGTTTTGATGAAAAGAAATTACGAATAGACACTGACAATGCAAAACACCAAGCCCTTTCCATGACCGTCGACTCCATCCCCTCCAATTCCCCTCTTCAAGCCTTTTGCATCGGCTGGAATTTCACTTTCAGCAATGAAGAAGTATCATCAACCCCTGTTTCGGTATATGTGCCGCTATCCAGCGTAAACACAAGCGGCGGCACAAGAACTTATACCTTTCCGCTAACTACTGGCTGGACAAGGGAATTTACAGGTATAGCGGGAGGGAAATCAATACGTGACCTTGTCAGTAATAAACGGTTGTACGATAAAATAATTAAAGCAGGCTGTACTGTTCATGCAAATGCAAAGATACTAAAATATAAATACATAGACGGAAAGCCTACTCCAATGGGAACATATTCAAATGGAATTAATTCACCTCCAAATGTATTTGCAGATTGCAAAGATGATATAGAATATATTGATTCAAAAGGCATTAAGCATGGCAACTTTACAGAGTTTTCTGAAACATTTAAGGAAAATACAAAAAGTGAATATTTTGATTTGAGTTTAACACTAGCTGCTGAGCCGTTGCCTCCACCTGATGTAGTTCTTAACCTTCCAGAAGATAATTCAACAGTGATACAGGGCACTACAGTTACTATAAAGGGAATTGGTACTGGCTGTCACCATATAGGAGCCTTTGTTGATGGTAAGTTTTATGGTACTGAGCAGAAGAATCCAAATGAAGATATAAATATACCAATGGAATTTGAAACTAAAATAACATTGGATCAAGTAAAAGACTATACCTTTCAAATTAAAGGCAGGAATACTGAACTTGCATCAGATAAAGATTCAGTACTTGCAGAGTCAAAAATACATACAGTTCATGTAATAGCACCTAAGCCTAATTCAGGCAATATATATATTAAATGCATTGATTATAATACAAATTCAATTCTATCCTCCAGCACTTTACCTAATATTCCCTATGACATGCCAAAAGAAATTTCCAGTCCAGCTTTAAACAACTATTCTATAAAAGGCTCCTATTCAACATATACAGGTTCAATTCAAGCAATACCTTCAATAGCAGTAATGCAGTCCAATGTCATTTCTCAAATAGTTACATTATCTGATTCAAATCCAAATGCATATGTCTACTTTTGGTATCAAGAATTAAAAAGACCAAAGGCAATAATTGACGCACCTGAAAAAGTTAAAGCAGGTAATGAATTCACAGTTTCCGGTGTTCGCTCATATTGTAGGCAGGCAGATGCAGTAATTAAATCATATAGCTGGTCTACAGGCTTAGATAAGGTAAGTGGCAATATTTCCTTTGCTAATCCTGGTAAATACACAATAACATTGACTGTAACAGACAGTAATGGTTTAACAGACAGCACCACCCATGAAATAGAGGTTATGCCGCCTACACCAGTTGCAAACATTAATTTATCAGGAAAAATAAAAGAAAATAGGAAAATAACAATAAGTGCAAGGATGAGTGATACTCCTGACCGCTATCCAATAATTTGGAGCAAAACTAAGTGGTATATAGAACCTGTTATTGGCACTGGTGCAACATGGGATTTTGGAGTGAAGCTTAGAGATGGAACAGTTATCAAAATTTCTTCAAATTCGGACCAAGCATTATTAAATGGACAAGATGAGTTTTATTTTCAAGCAAGAAATTCTGGTGTGTATAGAGTAACCTTATCAATTACCAATAGTTATCCAGCAAATGATACCATAAAGGGAACAATAACAGTAAATAAGGATGAACCTCCCATTGTAATTCTAGAAGCACCAAAAGTTAATTTGCGTGAATATGATAATCCAATTGACAGCACCAAAAGCAAATTTGGAAAAATAGAAATACAGGATAAGTCCTATTCACCAGATGGAGATATTATTGGGAAAAGATATTGGTACTGCAGATACAATAGTGATAACAATATTGATGCCAAAGGAAACAGCGATTTTTCTGATGAAGCCGATCAACATATTTTTGCAGATGATATAACCAGTCCTTTTTTACCAGAAGAAAAAATACGTTTAATAGTAGATAATGAAAATGATACCATTATAGAGCTTTGGTGGTATGATGTGGGGAAATATAGAATTGAATTAATTGCTGAAGAGTACATTCCAGAGGATGAAACAATTAAAGAGTTGTTAATTCCTTCTGATATTCGAAGAACTATAGCAACAGGATGGTGA